The following coding sequences lie in one Chloroflexota bacterium genomic window:
- a CDS encoding glycosyltransferase family 39 protein — translation MSLAALAIYVWAGHYWLDLIDEGYFVYLGYRIYAGDLPYRDFDTYYTPGIFYLFAWTFDLAGVSVEPIRVLMSGMRILWGVSLYLLARRVTSWPFAILPLLAIAAVDAAPMFPEPHPSWPSMLATFLTIEVCARHQERGGRRWLILAGVLGGLAMAFKQNIGAFVVLAIGAYLLLRPRPRTGWLLAAVRVGYLLLLAAAATVLIRPGLSGFLAAALWLPLLGTVALAGWSSLHGVRVQGWMGGLRPLIGDGLLAGIPFFAVTIAWLVPLTLALGLHGVPWGLFVGQVNQGALILPLDPPSPGVPPVALTAVWLPVGLAFVLRGRALATRRLLPAVIGLPLLTTLMLPLVPLGGPPAETLVEDPSFYPWLGYLDEQLGVLFTYLPGLAAWGGLAVVLANLLRGRPAGPLIWYLLAGSLAALSLYPRVDTIHALFAGPPLLVTGAAALGAAHRLLAGRAHRFGQVAVYLALLVLPVAAVAPHAYWRYVTIVHANPRAPTPPPYVDLGLERAQVRLPENIADSVRGAVRFVQDGTPPGLPFFAYPVSPMFHFLADRPNPTRHNHFIAGALTPDDLQEVIRDLDQKKPRYILWDHGGVTYFKAELTNRVLHDYIWNCYAQVENYTPYLILERRCP, via the coding sequence GCCGGCGTGAGCGTCGAGCCGATCCGGGTCCTGATGTCGGGCATGCGGATCCTCTGGGGCGTGTCGCTGTACCTGCTGGCCCGGCGCGTCACGTCGTGGCCGTTCGCCATCCTCCCGCTGCTCGCCATCGCAGCCGTAGACGCCGCGCCGATGTTCCCAGAGCCACACCCGTCCTGGCCGTCGATGCTGGCCACGTTCCTCACGATCGAAGTGTGCGCCCGTCACCAGGAACGGGGTGGCCGACGCTGGCTGATCCTGGCCGGCGTCCTCGGCGGCCTCGCGATGGCGTTCAAGCAGAACATCGGGGCGTTCGTGGTGCTGGCCATCGGCGCGTACCTGTTGCTGAGGCCGCGTCCGCGGACGGGCTGGCTGCTGGCGGCCGTGAGAGTCGGCTATCTGCTGCTGCTGGCCGCGGCCGCCACGGTGCTGATTCGCCCTGGCCTGAGCGGCTTTCTGGCAGCGGCGCTCTGGCTGCCGCTGCTCGGGACGGTGGCGCTGGCCGGCTGGAGCAGCCTGCACGGCGTCCGCGTCCAGGGGTGGATGGGCGGTCTGCGGCCACTCATCGGCGATGGCCTGCTGGCCGGCATCCCGTTCTTCGCGGTCACGATCGCGTGGCTGGTCCCGCTGACGCTGGCGCTCGGGCTGCACGGCGTCCCCTGGGGGCTGTTCGTGGGTCAGGTCAACCAGGGTGCGCTGATCCTGCCGCTCGATCCGCCCTCGCCGGGCGTGCCACCCGTCGCACTGACAGCCGTCTGGCTGCCGGTGGGACTGGCGTTCGTGCTGCGCGGCCGGGCGCTGGCGACCCGCCGCCTGCTGCCCGCGGTGATCGGGCTGCCGCTGCTGACAACGCTGATGCTGCCGCTGGTCCCGCTCGGCGGCCCACCCGCCGAGACGCTGGTCGAAGACCCATCGTTCTACCCGTGGCTCGGCTATCTCGACGAGCAGCTTGGCGTGCTGTTCACCTACCTGCCGGGCCTCGCGGCCTGGGGTGGGCTGGCCGTCGTCCTGGCAAACCTGCTGCGCGGCCGGCCAGCGGGGCCGCTGATCTGGTATCTGCTGGCCGGGTCGCTGGCAGCGCTCTCGCTCTATCCGCGCGTCGACACGATTCACGCGCTCTTCGCTGGGCCGCCGCTGCTGGTCACCGGGGCCGCCGCGCTCGGCGCGGCCCACCGTCTGCTGGCTGGCCGGGCGCATCGTTTCGGCCAGGTGGCGGTCTACCTGGCCCTGCTGGTGCTGCCGGTGGCCGCCGTCGCCCCGCATGCCTACTGGCGGTATGTGACCATCGTGCATGCGAACCCGCGCGCGCCGACACCGCCGCCGTACGTCGATCTGGGACTCGAGCGCGCCCAGGTGCGGCTGCCGGAGAACATCGCGGACAGCGTGCGCGGCGCTGTCAGGTTTGTCCAGGACGGCACGCCGCCCGGGCTGCCGTTCTTCGCCTACCCGGTCAGCCCGATGTTCCACTTCCTGGCTGACCGGCCCAATCCGACGCGCCACAACCACTTTATCGCCGGTGCGCTCACACCCGACGACCTCCAGGAAGTCATCCGCGACCTCGACCAGAAGAAGCCGCGCTACATCCTCTGGGACCACGGCGGCGTCACCTACTTCAAGGCCGAGCTGACCAACCGTGTCCTGCATGACTACATCTGGAACTGCTACGCCCAGGTGGAGAACTACACGCCGTATCTGATCCTCGAACGCCGCTGCCCCTGA